One region of Silene latifolia isolate original U9 population unplaced genomic scaffold, ASM4854445v1 scaffold_511, whole genome shotgun sequence genomic DNA includes:
- the LOC141639661 gene encoding uncharacterized protein LOC141639661 encodes MGQLRVTNMTLQMADRYLNKLMGVLEDVPVRVGKYFIPLDFIVMEMAEDSHVPIILGRQFLHTAEALIDVRDGSLTLRVGDDTVKFVLDNALKRPHSVALCYMLNIVDPAIHDSFTLYFDMNPSDAPTVASGPWSKKVDEIEKFIYGDEPHPERL; translated from the coding sequence TAATATGACCTTGCAAATGGCTGATAGATATTTAAATAAGCttatgggtgtcttagaggatgtgccagttagagtagggaagtatttcatTCCACTTGACTTTATCGTTATGGAAATGGCTGAGGACTCTCACGTCCCTATTATCCTAGGTAGACAGTTCCTTCATACTGCAGAagcactcatagatgttagggatggtagtTTGACACTAAGAGTTGGGGATGACACCGTTAAATTTGTTCTTGATAACGCTTTAAAGCGTCCCCACTCAGTAGCTCTATGTTATATGCTTAATATTGTTGATCCTGCTATTCATGATTCATTTACTTTGTATTTTGACATGAATCCGTCTGACGCCCCTACTGTTGCGTCAGGACCATGGAGCAAGAAAGTAGATGAGATAGAGAAGTTTATTTATGGAGATGAGCCTCATCCCGAGCGTTTATAG
- the LOC141639660 gene encoding uncharacterized protein LOC141639660, translating into MRAFTSFSNASGLQLNATKSEIFFNGMNEDLQMDLLSVTGFQKGKMPFRYLGVPIQPGKISKKDCNSLVEKMVTRIRSLGAKKLSYAGRVVLINSVLNTLYNYWAAMFVIPKAAIKRVETICRNFLWDSSTEYHRVPLVGWDKVTRPKTEGGLGIKKAEVWNVASVGKLVNWIYTKPDRLWIKWVDSIYLKGANWHDYTPPADSTWTWKSICKVKNKIRDGFIDNCWVPHHKGYTVSNGYDWLMGPHPQQVWAPMVWSNWNLPKHSFISWVIMQEGLNTKSKLHAYGYCQDALCILCEDQAETLTHLFEECTYSCRVKQCIEAWTGRNFPTVSEVQSANGNRMLIKVLALMVTAFRYVIWYHRNSARHNLCLLRPELVAKQLKELLQQRIRSKAKEKDGLTDLNIQARLGFI; encoded by the coding sequence ATGAGAGCTTTCACTTCCTTTTCAAATGCATCAGGACTGCAGCTCAATGCTACTAAATCTGAGATCTTTTTTAATGGTATGAATGAAGATTTGCAGATGGATTTGCTATCTGTCACTGGGTTTCAGAAGGGGAAAATGCCCTTTAGATACCTAGGGGTGCCAATCCAACCTGGCAAAATATCAAAGAAGGATTGTAATAGCCTGGTTGAAAAAATGGTGACTAGAATTAGAAGTCTTGGAGCTAAGAAGCTATCATATGCAGGCAGGGTGGTCCTCATCAATTCAGTCCTTAACACTTTGTACAATTACTGGGCTGCTATGTTTGTTATACCTAAGGCTGCAATTAAAAGAGTTGAGACTATATGCAGGAACTTTCTTTGGGATAGTAGTACTGAGTATCATAGAGTGCCTCTGGTGGGATGGGATAAAGTTACTAGACCCAAAACTGAAGGTGGTTTAGGCATCAAAAAAGCTGAGGTTTGGAATGTAGCTTCTGTGGGCAAACTGGTGAACTGGATCTATACTAAGCCTGATAGACTGTGGATCAAATGGGTAGATAGCATTTATCTCAAGGGTGCTAACTGGCATGATTACACCCCTCCAGCAGACTCTACTTGGACATGGAAAAGTATATGCAAAGTGAAGAATAAGATCAGAGATGGCTTCATTGATAACTGTTGGGTGCCTCATCATAAAGGGTATACTGTTAGCAATGGCTATGACTGGCTGATGGGTCCACATCCTCAGCAAGTATGGGCTCCTATGGTGTGGAGCAACTGGAATTTACCCAAGCACTCTTTTATCTCTTGGGTGATAATGCAGGAAGGCCTCAACACTAAGTCTAAACTGCATGCTTATGGCTACTGTCAGGATGCTTTATGCATTCTATGTGAAGATCAAGCTGAGACACTTACACATCTCTTTGAAGAGTGCACCTACAGCTGCAGAGTAAAACAATGTATCGAAGCCTGGACTGGTAGGAATTTCCCTACTGTCAGTGAGGTTCAGTCTGCAAATGGTAACAGGATGCTTATAAAGGTGCTGGCTCTGATGGTAACAGCATTCAGATATGTCATTTGGTATCATCGAAATTCTGCAAGGCATAATTTATGTCTGTTGAGACCAGAACTGGTTGCAAAGCAATTGAAGGAGCTGCTGCAGCAGAGAATTCGAAGTAAAGCAAAGGAAAAGGATGGCCTTACTGATCTGAATATTCAAGCAAGGCTAGGATTCATTTGA